Part of the Athalia rosae chromosome 2, iyAthRosa1.1, whole genome shotgun sequence genome, TACGGAAGATTGTAGTGGTGCCACATAACTAACTTCCTGTTGTATAGGTCCTAGAAGTCCTTCAGATTGGATTGGATTACCAGAATATCTTGGAGCTGAATTTGAAATGTGTGGATAATCTGAGTCAATGCTAGACATTAGCTCTTGTTGCTGATTGGATGCTTCAGATTTGTTTGTTGTTATAACATTTTGAGCATAAGGTTTTTTGTCTATGGGGTTGATCAATGTTTGTGAAGTAAAAATAGGCTTCTGGTAACTGTCCCAACTATTCAGATTATTAGGGGCTTGCTGAGTCACTTTATTATGGTTTGAGGACGATATAATACTGAGGCAGTCCGGCTTATTCTtagaagaaatttgaaaactgtttTGTACTGACTCCAGAGGCATAGGTTGGGGTGAGTTTATGGCCTGATAATTGTTCGATATTCTATCATCCAAACCAAGGTTCTTTATGGATGTTTCAGTTTGATTCTCAAGAACTTTGTGATCAGACTCACTGGGCAAAGGTTTTCCATTCCTAAAAGACTCATCGACGTTTTCTGTGACACAATTTAAGTTATCAAATTCATCATCGGGTAAAGGTTGAAGACTTTCAGAATCTGAATCATTGTCAGAATCACGAGGCTCAGTATCATCTTCCTCGCTTTCGAAGAGATCGAGAAGGGCTTTCATTCGCACTGGTTGAAATCTTGCTCTTGGCCCGGTCAGGTTATGTAGGCCAGAGTTACCAGTTGTATTATTACGTTCGTCCAAGGAAACATCACCTTGCTGATCGTTGATTTCAGACATTgctaattataattgtaaaaCTACTTTGCAAGTCCCAGCTTACGCGTTTGATCATTCATGGACACTGGGATTTCGGTGACAACAACAACTCAGGTTTCATCTGTCAAATCAATTTTCCGGCAAACAGCGTGCAACGATGATCCGTTCTGGAAATTCGTTCGATCCACTGTacgtaaatgaaaaactaGATTCACTATAGGATAGgtgtttacattttttcacaattttatttacagTAACAACGGTTTTATTGCCGTTTATACTCTGGCCGCTGGCGAGATTGCAGACCCAGCCGTGAATAATATGTACCGTACTTTTGGATTTGAAATCCTTAGGGCAATACTTTCTGTTCGACGACGGCGACAACATATGGGCGACAGATGCTTGTATGGGGCATACGGATTGGCTGAAAATCTCAGAAATTGCTATTGTAAACAATATAGATTTGGTTGCAATCCTTCACGCATGCAGTTTGGAAAGGTCGCAAACGGTTTGATATTAAATTTCTTATGAAGTCCGTAAATGCAATTGAACGCAAGTCATCTGGCAGTAACTGCTACGATAGACATACTTGACAATAAACATTTTTATAGTAGTCATTTATTCacgtataaattaaattatgtttaacaaacattttttatttatacactaTTTTTGTTTGTCCAACTTGTTGTTGTGATCTCAATAATTTTAAAACTGGTACTGCTCGAATCATGGCCGAAATACATCAATGATTGATTCTTATTGTAGATCAACTAATTAtgcgaaatgattttttaggACTCATTTTTTACCTGCTAGACAGCTAATAGCGGTACGTTCAATTCTTAGATGTAGTTACATATTTAATAATCTTCTTTCCGCGTGTAACATGGATAATAATGCACATATTCAGtttatcgtttttcctttgttttcttttccttttatatgtatgtgaagTATACAATCAGCATCGCACGTTACAAATTGAATACACGATTGACAAAGATTGATGTTTGTCTTACTTGGCTATACAATAAAGAATGTAATGTATTCTCGAAATTCAGCAAAATATACCGGTAAAACCAAGTTGCAAAGTTTCGAActcaaaaatttacatttgCACGTACTCCATTGACGATTTGTTCGCTCATTTGGATTCAGTGATATCTAACAACAAAGaaaggtgataaaaaaattgcaacttACTTAAAACATGTCAGCGAAATTATGATTTGTATtacgaaaaacgaatgaaaattttctaattcaaaTATAAGTAAAATTTTAACGCTTTCCATTATTATAGGTGAGAGTTCTTGATGGGGCTTTGAAGGTTGAAGCAGATTGTTGTTGAATCTGATATGCCAAAGGATGGATTTTGAATCCATATAACCTGCAACATTGTAAATAATCCTTTGTTAAAGTAATACCACTGTGTTCACGGCACATGCGTCCTGGAATTTAAACCTCTCTACGCTTATCAGCATTTGgagttt contains:
- the LOC125499887 gene encoding uncharacterized protein LOC125499887 codes for the protein MIRSGNSFDPLNNGFIAVYTLAAGEIADPAVNNMYRTFGFEILRAILSVRRRRQHMGDRCLYGAYGLAENLRNCYCKQYRFGCNPSRMQFGKVANGLILNFL